A section of the Polyangia bacterium genome encodes:
- a CDS encoding CBS domain-containing protein — protein sequence MRIFTSELETALGRHSSPSAKAAAALPVVQLMDSPMVRVPSHINIRGARQIAALKRTRHLLVTEGMHIIGLLWTDDWSGAPDGDPVWKWMRSSSAGVAPDTDAQVALRMMDRGRTSFLVVAAGALVLGIITEGRLRHAIATAAHGSNQSRLNSLPDLRSAG from the coding sequence ATGCGCATTTTCACAAGCGAACTGGAGACCGCGCTGGGACGTCATTCGTCACCGTCGGCGAAGGCCGCTGCCGCATTGCCGGTGGTGCAATTGATGGACAGCCCGATGGTTCGGGTGCCGTCACACATCAACATCAGGGGCGCGCGACAGATCGCCGCGCTCAAGCGCACCCGCCACCTGCTGGTCACCGAGGGGATGCACATCATCGGCCTTCTGTGGACGGACGACTGGTCGGGCGCGCCCGACGGTGATCCGGTGTGGAAGTGGATGCGGTCGTCCAGCGCGGGCGTCGCCCCCGACACCGACGCGCAGGTGGCGCTGCGGATGATGGATCGGGGACGGACGTCATTCCTGGTGGTCGCGGCGGGCGCGCTGGTGCTGGGCATCATCACCGAGGGAAGGTTGCGCCACGCCATCGCAACCGCGGCCCATGGTTCGAATCAATCTCGACTGAATTCGCTCCCCGACTTGCGGTCCGCCGGCTAA
- a CDS encoding DUF3224 domain-containing protein, translating into MRAAGTFTITKNAQPPYDSGEGVLLGRVSITKRFVGELEGSSSVEMLNALTPVKGSAGYVALERVFGTLHSRVGSFVLQHSGTMNRGQPALSVTVVPDSGTAGLKGIAGAMTIEIVDGQHFYAFEYTLDAAV; encoded by the coding sequence ATGCGCGCCGCCGGCACCTTCACCATCACCAAGAACGCTCAGCCGCCCTATGACAGCGGCGAGGGCGTGCTGCTGGGCCGCGTGTCGATCACCAAACGCTTTGTCGGCGAGCTGGAAGGATCGTCGAGCGTCGAGATGTTGAACGCGCTGACGCCGGTGAAGGGCTCGGCCGGTTATGTGGCCCTCGAGCGCGTGTTCGGTACGCTGCACAGCCGGGTGGGTAGCTTTGTCCTGCAGCACAGCGGGACCATGAACCGCGGCCAGCCGGCGCTGTCGGTGACCGTGGTGCCGGATTCGGGAACCGCCGGTTTGAAAGGCATCGCTGGCGCCATGACCATCGAGATCGTCGACGGCCAGCATTTCTATGCGTTCGAATACACGCTGGACGCAGCGGTTTAG